In the Molothrus aeneus isolate 106 chromosome 28, BPBGC_Maene_1.0, whole genome shotgun sequence genome, one interval contains:
- the SNX11 gene encoding sorting nexin-11 isoform X1: protein MGMSGNLGMSGGVCAVPGTLEQQGRAGSPFPVPFQDSRVGMVPEPGPGLPQELTTVRVQDPRVQNEGSWNSYVDYKIFLHTNSRAFTAKTSCVRRRYREFVWLRRQLQRNAGLVPVPELPGKSAFFVGSTDEFIERRRQGLQHFLERVLQSAVLLSDSRLHLFLQSQLPVPAIEACVQGRGPHSVTEAILRYAMAGPAWGQRGDGGGAGLPGPGCASLGSTQGCLESFPYWGDLGMDEARPESPERPAGHGVTPLDSPERPTGHGVTPLDSPECPTGHGVTTLDSPECPTGHGVTTLDSPECPTGHGVTTLDSPECPTGHGVTTLDSPECPTGHGVTPLDSPERPAGHGVTTLDSPECPTGHGVTTLDSPECPAGHGVTPKESLEFLEFPAGH from the exons GGACGGGCTGGATCCCcgttcccagtcccattccaggacagcagggtggggatggTCCCTGAGCCCGGTCCCGGCCTCCCGCAGGAGCTGACCACGGTGCGGGTGCAGGACCCGCGCGTGCAGAACGAGGGCTCCTGGAATTCCTACGTGGATTACAAGATCTTCCTGCAC ACCAACAGCCGGGCCTTCACCGCCAAGACCTCGTGCGTGCGGCGCCGCTACCGGGAGTTCGTGTGGCTGCGGCGGCAGCTCCAGCGCAACGCCGGCCTGGT GCCGGTGCCGGAGCTGCCGGGAAAATCCGCGTTTTTCGTGGGGAGCACGGATGAGTTCATCGAGAGGCGccggcaggggctgcagcacttCCTGGAGAG ggtgctgcagagcGCGGTGCTGCTCTCCGACAGCCGCCTGCACCtgttcctgcagagccagctgccCGTGCCCGCCATCGAGGCCTGCGTGCAGGGCCGGGGCCCGCACTCGGTCACCGAGGCCATCCTGCGCTACGCCATGGCCGggcctgcctggggacagcgcggggacggcggcggcgcggggctgcccgggcccgg ctgtgccagcctggggagcacccagggctgcctggagaGCTTCCCCTACTGGGGTGACCTGGGCATGGACGAGGCACGGCCGGAGAGCCCCGAGCGTCCGGCCGGACACGGAGTGACCCCTCTGGACAGCCCCGAGCGTCCAACCGGACATGGAGTGACCCCTCTGGACAGCCCTGAGTGTCCAACCGGACATGGAGTGACCACCCTGGACAGCCCTGAGTGTCCAACTGGACATGGAGTGACCACCCTGGACAGCCCAGAGTGTCCAACCGGACACGGAGTGACCACCCTGGACAGCCCTGAGTGTCCAACTGGACATGGAGTGACCACCCTGGACAGCCCTGAGTGTCCAACCGGACACGGAGTGACCCCTCTGGACAGCCCCGAGCGTCCGGCCGGACACGGAGTGACCACCCTGGACAGCCCTGAGTGTCCAACCGGACACGGAGTGACCACCCTGGACAGCCCTGAGTGTCCGGCCGGACACGGAGTGACCCCTAAGGAGAgcctggaattcctggaattcccagctggaCACTGA
- the SNX11 gene encoding sorting nexin-11 isoform X2, which translates to MLENREEELTTVRVQDPRVQNEGSWNSYVDYKIFLHTNSRAFTAKTSCVRRRYREFVWLRRQLQRNAGLVPVPELPGKSAFFVGSTDEFIERRRQGLQHFLERVLQSAVLLSDSRLHLFLQSQLPVPAIEACVQGRGPHSVTEAILRYAMAGPAWGQRGDGGGAGLPGPGCASLGSTQGCLESFPYWGDLGMDEARPESPERPAGHGVTPLDSPERPTGHGVTPLDSPECPTGHGVTTLDSPECPTGHGVTTLDSPECPTGHGVTTLDSPECPTGHGVTTLDSPECPTGHGVTPLDSPERPAGHGVTTLDSPECPTGHGVTTLDSPECPAGHGVTPKESLEFLEFPAGH; encoded by the exons GAGCTGACCACGGTGCGGGTGCAGGACCCGCGCGTGCAGAACGAGGGCTCCTGGAATTCCTACGTGGATTACAAGATCTTCCTGCAC ACCAACAGCCGGGCCTTCACCGCCAAGACCTCGTGCGTGCGGCGCCGCTACCGGGAGTTCGTGTGGCTGCGGCGGCAGCTCCAGCGCAACGCCGGCCTGGT GCCGGTGCCGGAGCTGCCGGGAAAATCCGCGTTTTTCGTGGGGAGCACGGATGAGTTCATCGAGAGGCGccggcaggggctgcagcacttCCTGGAGAG ggtgctgcagagcGCGGTGCTGCTCTCCGACAGCCGCCTGCACCtgttcctgcagagccagctgccCGTGCCCGCCATCGAGGCCTGCGTGCAGGGCCGGGGCCCGCACTCGGTCACCGAGGCCATCCTGCGCTACGCCATGGCCGggcctgcctggggacagcgcggggacggcggcggcgcggggctgcccgggcccgg ctgtgccagcctggggagcacccagggctgcctggagaGCTTCCCCTACTGGGGTGACCTGGGCATGGACGAGGCACGGCCGGAGAGCCCCGAGCGTCCGGCCGGACACGGAGTGACCCCTCTGGACAGCCCCGAGCGTCCAACCGGACATGGAGTGACCCCTCTGGACAGCCCTGAGTGTCCAACCGGACATGGAGTGACCACCCTGGACAGCCCTGAGTGTCCAACTGGACATGGAGTGACCACCCTGGACAGCCCAGAGTGTCCAACCGGACACGGAGTGACCACCCTGGACAGCCCTGAGTGTCCAACTGGACATGGAGTGACCACCCTGGACAGCCCTGAGTGTCCAACCGGACACGGAGTGACCCCTCTGGACAGCCCCGAGCGTCCGGCCGGACACGGAGTGACCACCCTGGACAGCCCTGAGTGTCCAACCGGACACGGAGTGACCACCCTGGACAGCCCTGAGTGTCCGGCCGGACACGGAGTGACCCCTAAGGAGAgcctggaattcctggaattcccagctggaCACTGA